Proteins encoded together in one Impatiens glandulifera chromosome 1, dImpGla2.1, whole genome shotgun sequence window:
- the LOC124923317 gene encoding uncharacterized protein LOC124923317, with product MDDEMNSILKEGPIMIEKEIGAWTAEDRRRNNLDNYCKRHIFKSLDNNTFGKVRDCQSAKKAWETIIQLHEGNERTKENKILLATQKYENIIMKPGENMKEFSNRFTSVVNELYTLGKRYDNREIIVKALRSLPSV from the coding sequence atggatgatgaaatgaactCCATCCTGAAAGAAGGTCCGATAATGATTGAGAAGGAGATCGGTgcatggacggctgaagatagaaggagaaacaacctggacaacTATTGTAAGAGACACATCTTCAAATCTCTAGACAACAACACTTTCGGTAAAGTCAGAGATTGTCAGAGTGCAAAGAAAGCATGGGAAACTATCATTCAgctccatgagggaaacgaaaggacaaaggaaaataaaattttgttggcAACtcagaagtatgagaacatcaTAATGAAGCCcggagaaaacatgaaggaattcagtaatcggttcactagtgtggtaAACGAGCTATATACACTTGGAAAAAGATACGATAATAGGGAAATAATCGTTAAGGCATTGAGATCTTTACCAAGTGTATGA